The Klebsiella quasivariicola region ATACCGGCAAACTCAATATGGATCGGTGGGGAGGGGATATGCGTCACGATGATACGCTCCGTTAGCCCGGGCAGCGGCTGACGCCGCTGCCCGCGGTGATTAGAATCCAGGTAAAATTTTGCCCTGATAACGCGTCAGGATGAACTGACGAACCGCGTCCGAATGCAGCGCTTGCGCCAGCTTCTGAATGCCCGGATCCTGAATATTGTCCGGGCGCGCCACCAGATATTCGACGTACAGATCGCTGCCTTTTTCCACCAGCAACGCTTTATCGGTATCAATGCCGGCCTCCAGCGCATAGTTGGCGAAGATAAAGGCCAGGTCGACCTGCTTCACCGCCCGCGCCAGCATGGCGCCCTCCAGTTCGCGGATCTTAAAGTGATGCGGGTTGCTGGTGATGTCCCTGGTTGCCGATTGCGGATTGTGCGGATCTTTGAGGGTAATCAGCCCGGCGTTGCTTAACATCACCAGCGCGCGGCCGGTGTTCACCGGATCGTTAGGGATGGCGATCGTGGCGCCGTCAGGCACCGCGGCGAGGGTCGTGTATTTGCTGGAGTAGGCGCCGAAGGGCTCGATATGCACCCCGACCACCGGCACAAGGTTGGTGTGGCGGGTCTGGTTGTAGTTATCGAGAAACGGACGGTACTGGTAGTAGTTGGCGTCGAGGTGTTTCTCCGCCAGCTGCTGGTTAGGCTGAATAAAATCGTTAAACACTTTGACCTGTAAGTCGACGCCTTCCTTTGCCAGCACCGGCTTCACAAATTCAAGGATTTCCGCATGCGGTACCGGGGTGGCGCCGACGATCAGCGTCTCGTTAGCCAGCGCTGCGGTGGAGAAGAGGGCCAGCAGTCCGGCGGCAATAATGGATTTTTTCATGATCGTGATTTCCTGAAACCTGGAGGAGTAAGTTATTTGCGGCTGACGTAGCGCACCAGGCGGTCGCCGCTCATTTGCAGAAGCTGTACCAGCGCAATCAGCATCAGGACGGTGACCACCATCACGTCAGTCTGAAAGCGCTGATAACCAAAACGAATGGCCAGATCGCCCAGCCCGCCGCCGCCGATTACCCCGGCCATCGAGGTGTAGTCGACCAGCAAAATGGCCGTCACGGTTACGGCGGCGATCAGCCCGGCCCGCGACTCCGGCAGCAGGGTGTGCCAGATAAGCTGCCAGGTGCTGCCGCCCATCGACCAGCTGGCTTCCACCAGGCCGTGCTCCACCTCGCGCAGGGCGGTTTCCACCAGCCGGGCGAAGAACGGGGCGCAGCCGGCGACCAGCGGCGGGATGGTCCCTGCCACCCCCAGCGAGGTGCCGGTTAGCAACGTGGTCACCGGGATCATTACGATAAGTAAAATGATAAACGGCAGGGATCGCAGCACGTTGACGCACAATGACAGCAGCCGGTAAAGGCGCGGGGCATACAGCAAACGCGGCTCGCCGGTGAGATAGAGCACAATCCCCAGCGGAAGCCCAATCAGCACGGTCCAGCCCAGCGACCAGGCCAGCATAGTGAGGGTGTCGAGGGCGGCCTGGGCCACATCGCTCCAGTCGATTTGCGCGAAAAACGCCAGCAGACTCGTCATATCAGTTCCAGTCATGTCGTTGCGGGCGAATACCGTTCAGCACCCAGTTGCCCAGCAGCTGATACTTCCAGCGAACCGGGTCGTGCAGGGTATGCACCCGGGCGTTGCGCCAGTGACGGTCGAGGTTGAGCGACTCACCGGTAGCGCGCGTCCCCCCCAGCTCAAACAGGCGGCTGGCGGCCTCCAGCGCCACTTCGGTGGTCCAGATTTTGGCGCGGGCAACCGCCAGCGAGGCCTCGGCGACGTGCTCCTCGCTGAGGTCATTTTTATAGCGGTCGAGCACCCGTCCCGCCCGTTCCAGCAGCGCGTCGGCGGCGGCAAGACGGCTGTCCAGCTGGCCGATATGGTAGATAGTCAGCGGATCGTCGCTCGCCCGCTCCACACCGGCGTCGATCCACGGCCGGGCGCGGTCGCGCACGAACGCCACGGTATCGTCCAGCGCTGCACGGGCGATACCGGCGTCTATCGCCGCGGTGGTCAGCTGGGCGAAGGGGCCGGCGAGGGTCGGGCTGGCGTAAGACTTCCAGGTTGGAAAAAGGTGGAAAGGATTAACCGGAAGATTGTCGGCCAGTACGGTGCCGCTGGCGGTGGTGCGCTGACCGAGGCACGCCCAGTCATTGACCACCGTCAGTCCAGGGCTGTCGTGCGGCACGAAAGCGAGCTGGGCGCGTTCGTCGGCGTCCAGCGCCAGAATGCCAATCCAGTGGGCGTACAGCGAGCCGGTGCAGTAGCCTTTACGGCCATTGATCCGCAGGCCCCCGGCGCCTTCCTCGATACGGGTACGAATATCGAGCACCGTTTTCCCTCCAGTTTCCGACAGGGCATTGGCGAAGCGATAGCCCTGCAATACCTGGGCGAAAAAAAACGCCTGCTGCTCGTCGCTGCCCTGCAGACGAATGTCCTCCAGCAGGCAGTAGTGGTTCTGGGGGATCTGGCCTAACGACGGATCGGCCGCGGAGACAATGGCGATAACCTGCGCCAAAGTCGCGGCCGAAACCTCGGCGCCGCCAAAGCGGCGTGGTACCGTGATGCCCCACAGTCCGCTGTTGGAATAGGTGTTGACGATCTCCGCCGGAACGATACCCGTGCGGTCGCGCTCGGCGGCGCCGGGTTTAAGCACGGCGGCGATCTCATGGGCGATGGCAAGGGCTTCCGCATCGCTGGCAATAATATGCGCCTGCGGCGTGGACTGGGTGTAAGGCAGAGCGGGTGAACTGGCTGACATCATCTTCTCTCTTATTCAGTAGATAGCTTATGCATAAATTAGATAAATAAATAATTCATAATACCTGGGGGTTATATGTATGAATAAGCAAAACCTGTGCCAGCGAGTAAGGAAGGCGCGATGGCGGTATTTAGCGGGTTGCAGAGGTCTGCTGGTGGTGCGGACTGCTGCAAATGCAGCGTACTTTTGCGCTGGCTGTTGCAAAGGCAACAGCTGGAGAAGCGATCGCCGGACAGAGGGGGCTGTCCGGCGGTGAGTATGGCGAGGCCTCAGCGCCCCTTCGCCGCCGGGGGTAGCAGTGAGGGGGCGGTCGCGGTTAGCGGCTGCCAGAGCCGCTCGGGGTCGCTAAATCCCTCTCCGACGAGGGCAAAAAAGCGGCTGGCGTGGAGACCGTCGACGAAGGCATGGTTAAACCGCCCGGCCACCGGGATCACGCCATTCTGCAGTTTTCCCCAGGTAAGCGCGGGCACCGCCGCGCCGACGGCATATTCCGCATGGGTCATCGAGGTGAAGTGAAGCCACGGCAGACAGCTGGCGCAGATAAAATGCTCACCATCGACGATGAGCGGTGCCGGGGATGTCTCTCTTGCCGCGACGATCTTCGGCGTGGCCGCGTCGCTGAAGGCGGTGAACTCGGGGGCGTTGTCGCACCACACCTGGCGGAATCCCTCCCCAACGGTCATCACCGGTGTCATTACCGCCAGGTTGTCATATTCAATCACCTCGTCATTGCGCACACGCTGGCGTAGCTGCGGTACCCCGTTGGCCGCGCGCAGCAGGGCATAAAGCGCGAGCTGAAAAAACGAGACCCGACGCTCCTTCGCACATTCGTAGAGGCGCTGCGCCGCTATCGGAACGCAGAGATTAAAGCTGGGGTTAGCAAATTGGCGGTAAAAGGTGAAATGGTCCCGGCGGGGCCAGGTCGCGGTGTCGATAATCCGGTAATGAGCCATGGATGCCTCCTTATTGCTGGCGATCTGCTGACTATGCGACGATTTCGATCAGGTTGCCATCAGGATCGGCGATCACCGCCTCATAATAGCCGTCGCCGGTGGTGCGCGGCGGCGAAACCAGTATCCCGGCAGCCCCGGCGCGTTGAGCGAGGGCATCGACCTGTTCTGCCCCGCCTACCGAGAGGGCCAGATGCGCCCAGCCGGTATGGTTGTTATCCGCGCTGGCCGGCTGCAGGCCAGGCTTGGTCATCAGCTCGATCACTACCTCATCGTCGATAGTAACAAAATAGGAGGCAAAACCGGGGTTGGTCTGGCTGAGGTATTTTTCATTGATGCTAGCGGCAAAAAACTCAACCCAGAAGCGGGCCTGGACGTCGAGCTGTTGGGTCCACAGGGCAAGATGGGCTATTTTCATGGTAAACCTCCGGGCAGGAACGTTGACAATCAGAGCAGGGCAGACGATCATGCTTGCTGTTGCTCGGTTTTGATTATTTAAGGAGTTTGGTTTGCTCGATTATGCTGCTTTCCCGCAACAGCGACAAGCGCTGATTTGCCAGATCCTGCAGGAAAACGGCAGGGTGGTTTGCGCGGAGCTGGCCGCGCGGCTTCAGGTATCGGAACACACCATCCGGCGCGATCTGCATGAACTCAGCCGCGAGGGGGTGTGTAAAAAGGTGTACGGCGGGGCGGTGCTGAGCCTGCCGGAGGCCGGGGACTACAGTGAGCGGAAAGATAAGAATCGAGCAACAAAGCTCAGGATCGCACAGCAGTGTGCCCGGCTGGTGAAGCCCGGTGGCACCCTTTTCATCGATACCGGCACCACTAATCTGGCGATGGCCGAGGCGCTGCCCGCCGAGCTGGCGCTGACGGTGGTGACGAACTCCCCGGAGATCGCTGCGGTACTGATGAAAAAACCGTTGTATGACGTGGTGATCCTCGGCGGCCAGGTACAGCGGGCAAGCGGCGGCTGCGTCGGGGCTGCTGCCGTAGCTCAGGTGCAGGGCATGTTATTCGACCAGGGGTTTATCGGCGGCTGCGCCATGGCGCCAGAGTCGGGCCTGACCGGCTTTGACTACGCCGATTGCGAGTTCAAAAAAGCGGTTATTAAACAATGCAGCGAAATTATTGTTGGCCTGACCTCGGATAAAATTCCGGCGGTGGCGCGGTTTGTGGTCGCCGCGAGCAGCGATATTGACGTACTGGTGGTGGAAGAGAATATCAGCCGCGAATATCGTGTTGCCTTTCAGCAGCACGATATCCGCATCCATACCGTGTAGCCGTTAACGGGTCAGGGAGGTGGCGATAAGCCGCAGACCCAATGCCCCCAGCACCGTCGCGGTGGCGATGTCGATTCGTCGTTTCAGCCGCAGGTATACCCGCCGCGGCCGGTCAGCAGACAGCACCAGCGCCACCAGCGAATACCAGCTGACATCAATCAGAAAGCTCATCAGCGGCACAATGTAATAGAAAGCGGTGGGGATCTGCGCTGGCAGCAGGGCGGTAAAAATTGAGGCGAACACCAGCGCGGTTTTGGGATTGCTCAGTTGCGTATACAGCCCGTCGCGGAAGGTCTTCAGCAGCGAACGATTGCCGGCCATCCCGCTGGCGCAAAAGTCCATCGGCTGCGCCGACCCGCGGAAAATTTTATAGCCAAGCCACAGCAGATAGAGCCCGCCGGCCACCTTCAGCCCAATGAACAGTTCCGGTACCGCGGTGAGCACCTTCTGCAGGCCCAGCATCGCCATAATAGAAAAAATGGCAGCGCCGGCGCCGGTACCGAGGGCGGTCACCATACCGTGCAGACGCGAGCGGGCAACCGCATTGCGCGCGACAAAAATAAAGCTTGGGCCAGGACTGATCACGCCCATGATCAGCACCGCGGCAATGGCCATCAGGCTGGATAAGAACATAGCAACTCCTGGTATTTCCGCCGCAGACAGGCGGTCGGCAACGGGTGAACGATACGAGCAGACAGAGTAGCAAACTGGCTCAGGAAAGCACGTCAAAACCGTGTGGAAAAGGAGGGGGGAGCGGGCGTCGGCGCCGCGCGTTTTCTGTGCAACTGTTTGAATAACGATTCCCATTCTTGTCATCAATGGTAAACTGAATAACTGTGATCTTTGTCATACCGTAATAACTACAGAGAAGAGACACTGCTATGCAACATATCATTGAGGGCTTCCTCAACTTCCAGAAAGAGATCTTCCCCCAGCGTAAAGAGCTCTTCCGCAGCCTGGCCTCCAGCCAGAATCCCAAAGCGCTTTTCATCTCCTGTTCTGACAGCCGTCTGGTGCCGGAACTGGTTACCCAGCAGGAGCCGGGACAGCTCTTTGTCATTCGTAATGCCGGGAATATCGTGCCGTCTTTCGGGCCGGAGCCGGGCGGCGTTTCAGCGACCATCGAATATGCCGTGGTTGCCCTGGGAGTGACGGATATCGTGATCTGCGGCCACTCCAACTGTGGGGCGATGAAAGCCATCGCCACCTGCCAGTGCCTCGAGCCGATGCCGGCGGTCTCCCACTGGCTGCGCTACGCCGACGCCGCGAAAGCGGTAGTGGAAAAGAAAACCTGGGCCAGCGAAACCGATAAGGTCAACGGCATGGTGCAGGAAAACGTCATCGCCCAGCTGAACAACATCAAAACCCATCCGTCGGTGGCGGTTGGTCTGCGCGATCAGACTCTGCGCCTGCACGGCTGGTTCTACGACATTGAAAGCGGTGACATTCAGGCGCTGGATAAAAACACGAAATCCTTTGTGTCGCTGTCGGAAAATCCGGACGTCTTTTTCGAATAAAGCCGTTCTCAGGGCAGGGAGGCCCTGTTCATTCCCCCACCACGCCATGCACGGCGCCCCTTTACAGACAGCGGAAGGCTTCCGGCATGTCCGCAAAGTCAGATCTATCAATTTCATGCTCTCCAGCGAACCGGGTATTTTTTCACATCAGGCTCTTTTTTTGGAAGAGAGTCAGTAGCGTCCGGATACGGGCGAATGCCACTCGGGGCTGTTGGGAAACGTCAGGAAGGGGAAATACTAAAGCGCCGTGCGGGACGGCGCTTTAGCAAGCGCTAAGGGGCAAGGGGATTATTTGCTCAGTTCGGCTGTCATATGAACACGGTTGTTAAACTGGGCGCTGGTGATTTTATAGGATGCACCCTGTTCTGCGGCCTGGGCGGCAATTTTTGCTTCCGCGCGGTCCAGTGTGGAGGCAGTGGCGCTAACGCTTTGGGCGAAGCTGGCAGCAGAGAACAGAGACAGAGCAGCAACAGCAACGAAAGTTTTGATTAATTTCATGGTCGTATTCCTTAATTTGGTGTCTGATAAAGGGCCTGTTGCCCTGATGTGATAAAGAATACGCTTGACGCCTTGAGGTTAAAATCAAAACAATTTGCGAAACTCTTTCAAATAATATGAATGATTTTCGCGCGAGCGTGAGGCCGCACGCTGCGGGCGGGATGGGGCAGGCGCCGTTGTCAGTGGGCGGAGATCGGTGGACAGGCGGCTAAAAGAGAGCCTGGCGGTCATGAAATGATGGAAATGGCTATGACTGACCAGACGGAAATTCACTTTAATCCTTTCCAGACCGTTATAGACCCGCTTACGATTGATCCCCAGCGTAGCGGCCATTTGATGCACCGACTGACCCTTCATGGTGGCATTTATCATCCGCATTTCCAGGCGGTTGAGCGGGGCTCGCTGACGAGAAGAAACGCTCTGACGTTGATGACGCGGCACAAGGGGCCAGCGACGCTCGGCCAGGCAGTGCAGAAGGCGGCTCACTTCACGTACCGTTTCGCGCTGACTGACCCACAGGAGGGTATCCGCGAAAAAGGCACGGCCACGCTTTACGTGACTGGCTGACGTAAAGCCGATGACCAGGCCCTGAAAGTGCTGGGCGATCTCAGCGGCAGCCTGGTAATCATGATAGTTTTCCAGCGACAGAATAATGACATCCAGCGCGGTCAGTTCTGGTAGATGACTGAGCGGCAGGGAGTGAATAACTTTTAATTCGGGCGCCGTTTGCTGAATATCCCGAATACACTGGGCAAGGCCGATATTAAAATAAATATTATTGCTGTGAATTAAAATGTTCAACGGGAAATACCTGTTACATGCGACGTATGGGGTCCGGAGAGGGGATTAGCTGCGTACCAGGAGTTTCTTCATATCAGCAGGCGCGGTGTTAATATAATTCAACATGCCCGGTGGTTTAAATGAATAAATTTCGGCTACATACGCGTTATTAATATAATACCCTTCACATTTAACCCGAATAATTAATGCGTTTTCCACCCCCACCTCGGCCAGACGGGATTTTAAAGTCTGAATGACTTGCCATAGGCGCTGCGCGGAAGGGCGGAGATTATTTTTTTCCCAGACGTTAATCATTAACTCTTCGTCACTGACTAACCGTTCCCTGCCATGCGCCAGCAGGTACTCCAGTAAACAGGCCATGGTGCTACGCAGCTGAATCTGTTTTCGGGTCCCTCGTAGCGTGATAATTTCCCGATGATGCAGGCAGTAGAAAATATCATCCGCTAACTTATAGCCAAGTAGTTTATAGCCTTTAGTCATCCACCACTCCATGATAAATTCTCTTATTGCCGATGCAGATTACCTGCCAGGCGCGTCCTGACCAAGTTAATTTTATCTGCTAGAATAATCAAAACAAATAACCATATACGCATACATAACTAGAATAAAAATCTGATAATCTTGCTGTGTTCTGTTGGATTATGTGGTATAGGAAAAGTCTTAATCAAGACGCGGGCGCTGGTAAGCGGTTGAAAATATGGATGGCAGAAAAAAATAAAAGCACTTACATTGATCTAGATCAATTTAATGCCTTTCTACTGGTATTGAACATTTACATAGTAAAACAAAGATTGAAATAACTTACGTTATACGGTGTTAAGCTGATTCTGAACTTATGGAATTACCCAGGGAACTGTTCATTACTTTCAGGAGCGTTTTATGGCCATTGCAACTCGTAAGCCTCTTTGTAACAAACGCTGGTCGGCCAGCCCGGCCTCTCAGGATCTTCAGCTCACCCAACTGCGTCACCCATGGGTCGCCACTAAAGCCAGCTGCAAAAGTAAAAAGGGCTGGAAGCGCCGCGGTTAGCGGCCTGTCCAACCTCCCTTACATAAAGCCCTGCTTGCCCCTGCGGACATGCAGGGCTTACCTCTGCGACGTTTACACCGCCCGCAACAGATAGCCGGAGGGGGTCTCCACCACCCTGGCAAAACCAGGCAGGCCAAGATGCATCCCGGCGATCAGCCATTGTTCGCTGGCGGCCTGACGCAGCACGTTCTCGCGGGTTTGCCGGGCCTGGTCAGGATCGACGTCGAAAGCCACCGATACCTCGGGCCGCGCGGT contains the following coding sequences:
- a CDS encoding transcriptional regulator, coding for MTKGYKLLGYKLADDIFYCLHHREIITLRGTRKQIQLRSTMACLLEYLLAHGRERLVSDEELMINVWEKNNLRPSAQRLWQVIQTLKSRLAEVGVENALIIRVKCEGYYINNAYVAEIYSFKPPGMLNYINTAPADMKKLLVRS
- a CDS encoding LysE family translocator, which encodes MFLSSLMAIAAVLIMGVISPGPSFIFVARNAVARSRLHGMVTALGTGAGAAIFSIMAMLGLQKVLTAVPELFIGLKVAGGLYLLWLGYKIFRGSAQPMDFCASGMAGNRSLLKTFRDGLYTQLSNPKTALVFASIFTALLPAQIPTAFYYIVPLMSFLIDVSWYSLVALVLSADRPRRVYLRLKRRIDIATATVLGALGLRLIATSLTR
- a CDS encoding SfnB family sulfur acquisition oxidoreductase is translated as MMSASSPALPYTQSTPQAHIIASDAEALAIAHEIAAVLKPGAAERDRTGIVPAEIVNTYSNSGLWGITVPRRFGGAEVSAATLAQVIAIVSAADPSLGQIPQNHYCLLEDIRLQGSDEQQAFFFAQVLQGYRFANALSETGGKTVLDIRTRIEEGAGGLRINGRKGYCTGSLYAHWIGILALDADERAQLAFVPHDSPGLTVVNDWACLGQRTTASGTVLADNLPVNPFHLFPTWKSYASPTLAGPFAQLTTAAIDAGIARAALDDTVAFVRDRARPWIDAGVERASDDPLTIYHIGQLDSRLAAADALLERAGRVLDRYKNDLSEEHVAEASLAVARAKIWTTEVALEAASRLFELGGTRATGESLNLDRHWRNARVHTLHDPVRWKYQLLGNWVLNGIRPQRHDWN
- a CDS encoding methionine ABC transporter permease is translated as MTSLLAFFAQIDWSDVAQAALDTLTMLAWSLGWTVLIGLPLGIVLYLTGEPRLLYAPRLYRLLSLCVNVLRSLPFIILLIVMIPVTTLLTGTSLGVAGTIPPLVAGCAPFFARLVETALREVEHGLVEASWSMGGSTWQLIWHTLLPESRAGLIAAVTVTAILLVDYTSMAGVIGGGGLGDLAIRFGYQRFQTDVMVVTVLMLIALVQLLQMSGDRLVRYVSRK
- a CDS encoding VOC family protein, whose translation is MKIAHLALWTQQLDVQARFWVEFFAASINEKYLSQTNPGFASYFVTIDDEVVIELMTKPGLQPASADNNHTGWAHLALSVGGAEQVDALAQRAGAAGILVSPPRTTGDGYYEAVIADPDGNLIEIVA
- a CDS encoding YdgH/BhsA/McbA-like domain containing protein — encoded protein: MKLIKTFVAVAALSLFSAASFAQSVSATASTLDRAEAKIAAQAAEQGASYKITSAQFNNRVHMTAELSK
- a CDS encoding carbonic anhydrase, which translates into the protein MQHIIEGFLNFQKEIFPQRKELFRSLASSQNPKALFISCSDSRLVPELVTQQEPGQLFVIRNAGNIVPSFGPEPGGVSATIEYAVVALGVTDIVICGHSNCGAMKAIATCQCLEPMPAVSHWLRYADAAKAVVEKKTWASETDKVNGMVQENVIAQLNNIKTHPSVAVGLRDQTLRLHGWFYDIESGDIQALDKNTKSFVSLSENPDVFFE
- a CDS encoding MetQ/NlpA family ABC transporter substrate-binding protein codes for the protein MKKSIIAAGLLALFSTAALANETLIVGATPVPHAEILEFVKPVLAKEGVDLQVKVFNDFIQPNQQLAEKHLDANYYQYRPFLDNYNQTRHTNLVPVVGVHIEPFGAYSSKYTTLAAVPDGATIAIPNDPVNTGRALVMLSNAGLITLKDPHNPQSATRDITSNPHHFKIRELEGAMLARAVKQVDLAFIFANYALEAGIDTDKALLVEKGSDLYVEYLVARPDNIQDPGIQKLAQALHSDAVRQFILTRYQGKILPGF
- a CDS encoding DeoR/GlpR family DNA-binding transcription regulator, with translation MLDYAAFPQQRQALICQILQENGRVVCAELAARLQVSEHTIRRDLHELSREGVCKKVYGGAVLSLPEAGDYSERKDKNRATKLRIAQQCARLVKPGGTLFIDTGTTNLAMAEALPAELALTVVTNSPEIAAVLMKKPLYDVVILGGQVQRASGGCVGAAAVAQVQGMLFDQGFIGGCAMAPESGLTGFDYADCEFKKAVIKQCSEIIVGLTSDKIPAVARFVVAASSDIDVLVVEENISREYRVAFQQHDIRIHTV
- a CDS encoding CatA-like O-acetyltransferase, family 1, with translation MAHYRIIDTATWPRRDHFTFYRQFANPSFNLCVPIAAQRLYECAKERRVSFFQLALYALLRAANGVPQLRQRVRNDEVIEYDNLAVMTPVMTVGEGFRQVWCDNAPEFTAFSDAATPKIVAARETSPAPLIVDGEHFICASCLPWLHFTSMTHAEYAVGAAVPALTWGKLQNGVIPVAGRFNHAFVDGLHASRFFALVGEGFSDPERLWQPLTATAPSLLPPAAKGR